A single window of Nasonia vitripennis strain AsymCx chromosome 4, Nvit_psr_1.1, whole genome shotgun sequence DNA harbors:
- the LOC100114723 gene encoding SAYSvFN domain-containing protein 1 isoform X2, whose translation MEAKLYAYRNKKRREAMVEAAKNTIKEALSWQRSSPATAAAALDDKDDLESIISEESIDLTPPPSPFCSRTMCFLYFMLWATLYIIAVQVQFGAVYFVISVLVFIYFNTRSGPKKKGEVSAYSVFNPDCQSIDGTLKAEQFEREIRYGAASVH comes from the exons ATGGAAGCCAAACTCTACGCGTATCGTAACAAGAAGCGAAGGGAGGCCATGGTGGAGGCCGCGAAAAATACGATCAAGGAGGCACTGTCCTGGCAGCGAAGTTCgcctgctactgctgctgctgcacttgaT GACAAGGATGACCTGGAGAGCATCATATCGGAAGAGAGCATAGACTTGACACCTCCGCCCAGTCCGTTCTGCAGTAGGACTATGTGCTTTCTCTACTTCATGCTGTGGGCTACGCTGTACATTATCGCTGTTCAAGTTCAATTTGGAGCTGTGTATTTTGTGATCTCTGTACTGGTATTTATCTACTTCAACACCAGGTCCGGGCCAAAGAAGAAGGGAGAAGTCAGTGCGTATTCCGTGTTTAATCCAGACTGCCAGTCTATAGACGGCACTTTGAAAGCAGAACAGTTCGAGCGAGAGATCAGATATGGTGCTGCGAGTGTACATTGA
- the LOC100114723 gene encoding SAYSvFN domain-containing protein 1 isoform X1, whose product MEAKLYAYRNKKRREAMVEAAKNTIKEALSWQRSSPATAAAALDVRLQDKDDLESIISEESIDLTPPPSPFCSRTMCFLYFMLWATLYIIAVQVQFGAVYFVISVLVFIYFNTRSGPKKKGEVSAYSVFNPDCQSIDGTLKAEQFEREIRYGAASVH is encoded by the exons ATGGAAGCCAAACTCTACGCGTATCGTAACAAGAAGCGAAGGGAGGCCATGGTGGAGGCCGCGAAAAATACGATCAAGGAGGCACTGTCCTGGCAGCGAAGTTCgcctgctactgctgctgctgcacttgaTGTGAG ATTGCAGGACAAGGATGACCTGGAGAGCATCATATCGGAAGAGAGCATAGACTTGACACCTCCGCCCAGTCCGTTCTGCAGTAGGACTATGTGCTTTCTCTACTTCATGCTGTGGGCTACGCTGTACATTATCGCTGTTCAAGTTCAATTTGGAGCTGTGTATTTTGTGATCTCTGTACTGGTATTTATCTACTTCAACACCAGGTCCGGGCCAAAGAAGAAGGGAGAAGTCAGTGCGTATTCCGTGTTTAATCCAGACTGCCAGTCTATAGACGGCACTTTGAAAGCAGAACAGTTCGAGCGAGAGATCAGATATGGTGCTGCGAGTGTACATTGA
- the LOC103317750 gene encoding uncharacterized protein LOC103317750, whose product MSYAWKGSLVVTYFLSAVSSYTSIILFYTFWYDVCGSHCLFWAEVELRPTFSSNATLENNATNYDWTKDVLVAYHSQKHCNWFIFACMLSCLFAITLLMMFSICGKGGYDRSLFTAPWRIVMPAQVGSLSMMLVTMSAAHEFSHGYFHFSKNLHQFAHRILQSTNKTFRYNHPCEAFQTFIDSHNIYHYDSCGIHMMIKVSSWMMTWSWIGSFVILCLRVLTSADFNLMKVKVYEIPKNKSERLKIFEKLREGRASIDTQPRDDKRSLKVKVL is encoded by the exons ATGTCGTACGCCTGGAAGGGCAGCCTCGTCGTGACTTACTTCCTGAGCGCAGTGTCCAGCTACACCTCTATTATATTGTTTTACACGTTTTGG TACGACGTGTGCGGAAGTCACTGTCTCTTCTGGGCGGAAGTCGAGCTGCGACCGACGTTTTCGTCCAATGCAACTTTAGAAAATAACGCGACGAATTACGACTGGACTAAGGACGTTCTCGTCGCATATCATTCTCAAAAGCATTGTAACTGGTTTATATTCGCTTGTATGCTGTCATGCCTCTTTGCCATCACTTTGCTCATGATGTTCTCCATTTGTGGAAAGGGCGGCTATGACAGGAGCTT attcacAGCACCCTGGAGAATCGTCATGCCTGCGCAAGTTGGCAGTTTGAGCATGATGCTCGTGACGATGTCCGCTGCGCACGAGTTCAGCCACGGTTATTTCCACTTTAGCAAGAACCTTCATCAGTTTGCTCATCGGATTTTGCAAAGCACAAACAAAACGTTCCGATACAACCA TCCCTGCGAAGCTTTTCAAACCTTCATCGACAGCCACAACATTTATCACTATGACTCTTGCGGTATTCATATGATGATAAAA GTTTCATCTTGGATGATGACGTGGAGTTGGATAGGAAGTTTCGTCATTCTGTGTTTGCGTGTATTGACGTCCGCCGATTTCAACCTGATGAAAGTAAAAGTTTACGAGATTCCAAAAAATAAGTCCGAAAGactgaaaattttcgaaaagttAAGAGAAGGCAGAGCCAGCATCGACACGCAGCCAAGGGACGATAAAAGATCGCTGAAAGTGAAAGTACTTTAG
- the LOC100679455 gene encoding probable alpha-ketoglutarate-dependent hypophosphite dioxygenase isoform X2, which translates to MGKLKFLTPEQKEFYKENGFIKLSGVFSEQEMNEISNEYDDLFNRKQQANMDGLEAAWEGDDMKKAANNINYTVKSIHNLQMHSAVFTRLIMHPKLLDAIEDLMSSPDVLLHHTKAHIKPPEKGAPYLMHQDYPYFPFKKHTMMAVFVHLDDTTPENGGLCVYPGSHKLGPLPEKKIVNEINEKYYYVDPERFPISGATPVTAKRGEIVIFSYLLLHGSYLNLSTRPRRMFLAQLRAADDEPAKDTHHSHCQNLVLRGRNVNMQATMATRFVDANVNS; encoded by the exons ATGGGTAAACTCAAGTTCCTCACTCCAGAGCAGAAGGAGTTCTACAAAGAGAATGGATTCATCAAACTGTCAGGAGTTTTCTCCGAGCAGGAGATGAACGAAATATCCAACGAATACGATGACCTCTTCAACCGTAAGCAGCAGGCAAACATGGATGGACTCGAGGCAGCTTGGGAAGGAGATGACATGAAGAAAGCAGCCAACAACATAAACTACACC GTAAAATCCATCCACAACTTGCAAATGCACAGCGCCGTCTTCACGCGTCTGATCATGCATCCCAAACTCCTTGATGCCATCGAGGATCTCATGTCCAGTCCGGACGTTCTTCTTCACCACACGAAGGCGCACATCAAACCACCAGAGAAAGGGGCTCCTTACCTCATGCACCAGGACTACCCTTACTTCCCTTTTAAGAAGCACACTATGATGGCCGTGTTCGTGCATCTGGACGACACCACGCCCGAGAACGGTGGACTCTGCGTCTATCCAGGCAGTCACAAGCTCGGCCCGCTGCCCGAGAAGAAAATCGTTAACGAGATCAACGAGAAGTACTACTACGTCGACCCCGAGCGTTTCCCCATCTCTGGTGCCACACCCGTCACTGCCAAACGAGGGGAAATCGTCATCTTTTCGTACCTCCTACTGCATGGATCATATCTCAATCTATCCACCAGGCCCAGACGCATGTTCCTCGCTCAACTCAGGGCGGCTGACGATGAACCTGCCAAGGATACCCATCACTCGCACTGCCAGAACCTCGTGCTTCGAGGCAGGAATGTCAATATGCAAGCCACTATGGCTACTCGATTCGTCGATGCTAATGTTAACTCGTGA
- the LOC100679455 gene encoding MAD2L1-binding protein isoform X1, translated as MFKSVKKVESNISVDLEEPLTAQSCSQLVIEIIKYIMYQKQQIPFSGDTLIKLYASTKPTDRNYSSMNKLINTLSSISDHLVHELNRDECDVKEVLIVIGATIVSPKLCIKLELPNILNKTHIPRLHPHRKPLMTVMKSILECSEFQEELSTPLLPTNTFVLVQKRDPNKTSEFFILKPQFALPSRNMACLNIRLNYDENQTLNCECKRMRPNFYVYNDSFEVSAGRHINMGQHIPWNNLFKSRLREGEFRTRHSFTDHSKMKKSRNNESNLPYLWYQSKEVFKGFKFIK; from the exons ATGTTTAAAAGcgttaaaaaagttgaatcCAACATTTCTGTGGACTTGGAAGAGCCATTAACAGCGCAATCCTGTTCTCAATTGGTTATTGAAATAATTAAGTATATCATGTACCAGAAGCAGCAGATTCCATTTTCTGGTGATACCTTGATCAAGCTCTATGCCAGTACAAAGCCGACTGATCGCAATTACTCATCCATGAACAAATTAATCAACACTCTGAGCTCTATATCTGATCATTTAGTTCATGAATTAAATCGTGATGAATGCGATGTTAAAGAAGTCTTGATTGTGATTGGAGCTACAATTGTTTCACCAAAATTGTGCATCAAGTTGGAATTGCCTAATATTTTGAACAAGACACACATTCCAAGGCTGCATCCTCATCGTAAACCATTGATGACTGTTATGAA GTCAATTCTTGAATGCTCTGAATTCCAAGAAGAACTATCTACGCCCCTTCTTCCTACCAACACTTTTGTGCTTGTTCAAAAAAGAGATCCAAACAAGActtctgaattttttatacttaaaCCACAATTTGCTCTGCCCTCGAGAAATATGGCCTGCTTGAACATAAGATTGAATTACGATGAAAATCAAACATTGAATTGTGAATGCAAAAGGATGCGTCCaaatttttatgtttataaTGATAGCTTTGAGGTGTCAGCAGGGCGTCACATTAATATGGGGCAACATATACCTTGGAATAATCTGTTCAAGAGTAGATTAAGAGAAGGAGAATTCAGGACCAGGCATAGTTTCACAGATCatagtaaaatgaaaaaatcgcGCAATAATGAATCTAATCTACCTTATCTATGGTATCAATCGAAGGAAGTTTTTAAaggatttaaatttataaaataa
- the LOC100123152 gene encoding WD repeat-containing and planar cell polarity effector protein fritz isoform X2 — MFVLLGELNFWTFDNDVNIKETDFGAFCYHDKKIDNVYEESKRSYAQKRGMVYVPQNKKGNKMKDSVKYLEEQLNDHSTIHCQWTDYHTMQIMLSSGLLVYIQVNLCSGDIQKIVFDKYLVGKLPDRLSDVIITKNYLICTYNDTQVTLVSFFKPKRNIFDKISRLDPKLSTFDICGPSGRRLEKKIQHNKTEDLILIWWKSTMNEVYPWSPTVKEHDRANVHLYRLTGAKLELLCYLRTEFDPLSIIFNTNYDNVIHSLEQKVSRKGEVTVEWRTYEVSQNDKLQRIAVVSVPLPTHSSCVRFSPNQDMLLLCCIDGSITLHDHTKGTNTSIKAAFIATLACWHSDGNIFAIANERGQVQHFDIALTCVKSQMLSEDISPANIVDLSSYFRTQPALIRLEWSKKSESNSFIDYYNHGDALFLLLFERGPVAIIRIVEGENLSGDTLVQKYLALSQVQQATSLLLAMNWDSNPHICMHSLNQIVNHLFKQPLTPERENLIQNALGSFHVPVKPMSQSVVEEYGDEVRDLTRRFFHHLLRYRLFEKAFRLAIDLNDHDLFMDIHFYAIVLKDTEMATAAKDKAEEIISRCNSCSSSHSTCSRPSCSLCSDSGSEKDESYTDETESEESPKKEKVHVKRSSKHKYSKNSNSQAPPLPILYPPIYNSSGFMSTPFNEAIDKTETNLMSTSFNVPNCSIPSTSYNCPVPNFIPDAYLTSVPYVGTNPGAFAPLTNPTYTQSMRSYDNLISPFRSLAVTNQLTPSVAQSSLNSMSLENITNSYQIGNFLPPTLTSIPFEPKSIEVPASLTQSSIDNTSSNVMSTSFSNLLSNPDSTSQTDTYVGAEIDGSDAKIAGLTVLDTPKTNSVQAEDSVITVKPVACSEPPPLSVFNSGSNLMSTSFNDPEDPNDDTNSNSCDSSTIGNSTSKQKHSLLNIPPPPPSITDSLANYIHNLPKKNYALSRSTPGLADADSPLLKLQHVKSLRTAPNMLQQQNSVSNILQNHHRNNNFQSTRKYRLDYDLDYVPFHNSCDNLSTLHSNINHMKSNSYSIPPKSYESKPFKLTFSQSSTNVSAGREHRLSSNVPPLPVINNSCTNDKSSASSTTPADVQASPVAEKPKVKFSDTVTHILVPTNTGSTYPRPIQKRTVAQMHPMDPKRELAESLPLCLGNDDYLKDFQPLPKECDKAKESLKTEETAKIKVVHFGLL, encoded by the exons ATGTTCGTCTTATTGGgcgaattaaatttttggaCTTTCGACAATGACGTTAACATTAAGGAAACAGATTTCGGTGCCTTCTG ctatcacgataaaaaaattgacaatGTTTACGAAGAAAGCAAGAGGTCTTATGCTCAAAAGCGAGGGATGGTCTATGTTCCAcagaataaaaaaggaaataagATGAAAGACTCGGTCAAATATTTAGAG GAACAATTAAACGATCATTCTACTATACACTGTCAATGGACCGATTATCACACCATGCAGATTATGCTTAGTTCTGGTTTGTTGGTGTACATACAAGTTAATCTTTGCTCTGGAGATAtacaaaaaattgtatttgataaatatttagttGGTAAATTACCAGATCGTTTATCAGATG TTATTATTACAAAGAATTACTTAATTTGTACTTATAACGATACGCAAGTTACTTTGGTTAGCTTCTTCAAAccaaaaagaaatatttttgataaGATAAGTAGGTTGGATCCTAAACTGTCAACATTTGATATTTGTGGGCCTAGTGGTCGACGATTGGAGAAAAAGATACAGCATAATAAAACAGAAGATTTG attttgatatGGTGGAAATCAACTATGAATGAAGTTTATCCATGGAGTCCAACAGTAAAAGAACATGATCGGGCTAATGTCCATCTTTACAGACTTACAGG tGCTAAGTTGGAGTTGTTGTGTTACCTTCGAACAGAGTTTGATCCCTTGAgcataatatttaatactAATTATGATAACGTCATTCATTCACTGGAGCAGAAAGTTTCTCGAAag GGTGAAGTTACAGTGGAATGGAGAACATACGAAGTTTCACAAAATGATAAATTGCAAAGGATAGCAGTGGTTTCTGTACCATTACCAACCCACTCAAGTTGTGTAAGGTTTTCACCTAATCAAGATATGTTATTGTTGTGTTGTATTGATGGTTCTATAACACTCCATGATCACACCAAGGGAACCAACACTAGTATCAAAGCAGCTTTT ATAGCTACTTTGGCTTGTTGGCACAGCGATGGAAACATATTTGCCATTGCTAATGAAAGAGGGCAAGTGCAACACTTTGACATTGCCTTAACTTGTGTTAAAAGTCAAATGTTGAGTGAAGACATATCTCCAGCCAACATCGTTGATTTATCATCTTATTTTAG AACACAACCTGCACTAATAAGACTAGAATGGAGCAAAAAAAGCGAATCCAATTCGTTTATCGATTACTATAACCACGGCGATGCACTTTTCTTGTTGTTATTTGAAAG aGGGCCTGTTGCAATTATTAGAATAGTTGAGGGAGAAAATTTGTCAGGTGACACACtagtacaaaaatatttggCATTATCACAAGTCCAGCAAGCAACTTCTTTACTGCTGGCAATGAACTGGGACTCGAATCCACACATTTGTATGCACTCTTTGAATCAAATCGTAAATCACTTATTCAAACAGCCTCTGACGCCAGAACGTGAAA ATCTCATACAAAATGCTTTGGGAAGTTTTCACGTCCCGGTGAAACCAATGAGTCAATCGGTTGTAGAAGAGTACGGCGATGAAGTTAGAGATTTGACGAGAAGATTTTTTCATCACCTCCTGAGATATAGACTGTTTGAAAAAGCCTTTCGATTGGCTATAGATCTGAACGATCACGATCTGTTCATGGATATCCATTTTTACGCGATCGTGTTGAAGGACACTGAAATGGCAACTGCTGCCAAGGATAAGGCTGAAGAAATAATCAGCAGATGCAATAGCTGCAGTAGCTCAC ATTCAACGTGTTCGCGACCCTCCTGCTCTCTCTGTTCGGATTCAGGAAGTGAAAAGGACGAGTCTTACACGGACGAAACGGAAAGCGAAGAGTCTCCAAAGAAAGAAAAGGTTCACGTCAAACGCTCGTCCAAACACAAGTATTCCAAGAACTCCAATAGCCAAGCTCCACCTCTTCCCATTCTTTACCCTCCGATTTACAATAGCAGTGGCTTCATGTCCACGCCGTTTAACGAAGCTATCGATAAGACTGAAACTAACTTAATGTCCACTTCCTTTAACGTACCTAATTGCAGTATTCCGTCAACCTCCTACAACTGTCCAGTGCCTAATTTTATTCCCGACGCTTATTTAACTTCGGTACCCTACGTCGGTACCAACCCAGGAGCTTTCGCTCCGTTGACGAATCCCACTTACACTCAGTCGATGCGTAGTTACGACAATCTTATATCACCCTTCCGAAGTCTAGCCGTAACTAATCAATTAACCCCGAGCGTAGCTCAATCGTCTCTCAACAGCATGTCGTTAGAAAACATAACGAACTCCTATCAAATAGGGAATTTCCTACCGCCTACCCTCACGAGTATTCCTTTCGAGCCCAAGTCTATCGAGGTTCCGGCGAGTTTAACGCAGTCTTCCATCGACAACACGAGCAGCAACGTTATGTCGACGTCGTTTAGCAATCTTTTATCCAATCCAGACTCTACCTCGCAAACCGATACCTACGTCGGTGCGGAGATCGACGGTAGCGATGCCAAAATCGCTGGGCTAACTGTACTCGACACTCCGAAAACCAATTCCGTCCAAGCCGAGGACTCGGTGATAACGGTGAAACCGGTCGCGTGCAGTGAACCGCCTCCGCTATCGGTTTTCAATTCCGGTAGCAATTTGATGTCGACGTCTTTCAACGATCCCGAGGATCCTAACGACGATACCAACTCGAACTCTTGCGACAGCAGTACCATTGGTAATTCGACCTCGAAGCAGAAACATTCCTTGCTGAACATTCCACCACCGCCTCCTTCCATTACCGATTCTTTAGCCAATTACATTCATAATTTGCCAAAGAAAAACTACGCTCTCTCGAGGAGCACACCCGGACTGGCTGATGCGGACAGTCCACTTCTGAAGCTTCAGCATGTCAAGTCTCTGCGCACGGCTCCCAAcatgctgcagcagcagaactCGGTCTCGAACATTTTGCAAAACCACCACAGAAACAACAATTTTCAATCGACCCGCAAGTACAGACTGGACTACGATCTCGACTACGTGCCGTTTCACAATAGTTGCGATAATCTAAGCACTCTACATTCCAACATCAATCACATGAAGTCCAACAGCTACAGCATTCCGCCGAAATCGTACGAGAGTAAACCTTTTAAGTTGACGTTTTCGCAAAGTAGTACAAACGTAAGCGCGGGCAGGGAACATAGATTGTCATCTAACGTGCCACCCTTGCCTGTCATAAACAATTCCTGTACAAATGATAAATCCTCCGCATCGTCCACGACACCTGCGGATGTGCAGGCATCGCCGGTTGCGGAAAAGCCGAAAGTCAAGTTTTCTGACACTGTCACGCACATTTTGGTACCGACTAATACG GGATCGACGTATCCACGACCTATTCAGAAAAGAACAGTCGCCCAGATGCACCCCATGGATCCGAAACGAGAACTGGCCGAAAGTTTGCCGCTTTGTCTGGGAAACGACGATTATCTCAAAGATTTCCAGCCCTTGCCTA AAGAATGTGATAAAGCAAAAGAATCTCTGAAAACCGAGGAAACTGCCAAAATCAAAGTTGTTCACTTTGGTCTTCTATAG
- the LOC100123152 gene encoding WD repeat-containing and planar cell polarity effector protein fritz isoform X1 → MFVLLGELNFWTFDNDVNIKETDFGAFCYHDKKIDNVYEESKRSYAQKRGMVYVPQNKKGNKMKDSVKYLEEQLNDHSTIHCQWTDYHTMQIMLSSGLLVYIQVNLCSGDIQKIVFDKYLVGKLPDRLSDVIITKNYLICTYNDTQVTLVSFFKPKRNIFDKISRLDPKLSTFDICGPSGRRLEKKIQHNKTEDLILIWWKSTMNEVYPWSPTVKEHDRANVHLYRLTGAKLELLCYLRTEFDPLSIIFNTNYDNVIHSLEQKVSRKGEVTVEWRTYEVSQNDKLQRIAVVSVPLPTHSSCVRFSPNQDMLLLCCIDGSITLHDHTKGTNTSIKAAFIATLACWHSDGNIFAIANERGQVQHFDIALTCVKSQMLSEDISPANIVDLSSYFRTQPALIRLEWSKKSESNSFIDYYNHGDALFLLLFERGPVAIIRIVEGENLSGDTLVQKYLALSQVQQATSLLLAMNWDSNPHICMHSLNQIVNHLFKQPLTPERENLIQNALGSFHVPVKPMSQSVVEEYGDEVRDLTRRFFHHLLRYRLFEKAFRLAIDLNDHDLFMDIHFYAIVLKDTEMATAAKDKAEEIISRCNSCSSSHSTCSRPSCSLCSDSGSEKDESYTDETESEESPKKEKVHVKRSSKHKYSKNSNSQAPPLPILYPPIYNSSGFMSTPFNEAIDKTETNLMSTSFNVPNCSIPSTSYNCPVPNFIPDAYLTSVPYVGTNPGAFAPLTNPTYTQSMRSYDNLISPFRSLAVTNQLTPSVAQSSLNSMSLENITNSYQIGNFLPPTLTSIPFEPKSIEVPASLTQSSIDNTSSNVMSTSFSNLLSNPDSTSQTDTYVGAEIDGSDAKIAGLTVLDTPKTNSVQAEDSVITVKPVACSEPPPLSVFNSGSNLMSTSFNDPEDPNDDTNSNSCDSSTIGNSTSKQKHSLLNIPPPPPSITDSLANYIHNLPKKNYALSRSTPGLADADSPLLKLQHVKSLRTAPNMLQQQNSVSNILQNHHRNNNFQSTRKYRLDYDLDYVPFHNSCDNLSTLHSNINHMKSNSYSIPPKSYESKPFKLTFSQSSTNVSAGREHRLSSNVPPLPVINNSCTNDKSSASSTTPADVQASPVAEKPKVKFSDTVTHILVPTNTGSTYPRPIQKRTVAQMHPMDPKRELAESLPLCLGNDDYLKDFQPLPKEECDKAKESLKTEETAKIKVVHFGLL, encoded by the exons ATGTTCGTCTTATTGGgcgaattaaatttttggaCTTTCGACAATGACGTTAACATTAAGGAAACAGATTTCGGTGCCTTCTG ctatcacgataaaaaaattgacaatGTTTACGAAGAAAGCAAGAGGTCTTATGCTCAAAAGCGAGGGATGGTCTATGTTCCAcagaataaaaaaggaaataagATGAAAGACTCGGTCAAATATTTAGAG GAACAATTAAACGATCATTCTACTATACACTGTCAATGGACCGATTATCACACCATGCAGATTATGCTTAGTTCTGGTTTGTTGGTGTACATACAAGTTAATCTTTGCTCTGGAGATAtacaaaaaattgtatttgataaatatttagttGGTAAATTACCAGATCGTTTATCAGATG TTATTATTACAAAGAATTACTTAATTTGTACTTATAACGATACGCAAGTTACTTTGGTTAGCTTCTTCAAAccaaaaagaaatatttttgataaGATAAGTAGGTTGGATCCTAAACTGTCAACATTTGATATTTGTGGGCCTAGTGGTCGACGATTGGAGAAAAAGATACAGCATAATAAAACAGAAGATTTG attttgatatGGTGGAAATCAACTATGAATGAAGTTTATCCATGGAGTCCAACAGTAAAAGAACATGATCGGGCTAATGTCCATCTTTACAGACTTACAGG tGCTAAGTTGGAGTTGTTGTGTTACCTTCGAACAGAGTTTGATCCCTTGAgcataatatttaatactAATTATGATAACGTCATTCATTCACTGGAGCAGAAAGTTTCTCGAAag GGTGAAGTTACAGTGGAATGGAGAACATACGAAGTTTCACAAAATGATAAATTGCAAAGGATAGCAGTGGTTTCTGTACCATTACCAACCCACTCAAGTTGTGTAAGGTTTTCACCTAATCAAGATATGTTATTGTTGTGTTGTATTGATGGTTCTATAACACTCCATGATCACACCAAGGGAACCAACACTAGTATCAAAGCAGCTTTT ATAGCTACTTTGGCTTGTTGGCACAGCGATGGAAACATATTTGCCATTGCTAATGAAAGAGGGCAAGTGCAACACTTTGACATTGCCTTAACTTGTGTTAAAAGTCAAATGTTGAGTGAAGACATATCTCCAGCCAACATCGTTGATTTATCATCTTATTTTAG AACACAACCTGCACTAATAAGACTAGAATGGAGCAAAAAAAGCGAATCCAATTCGTTTATCGATTACTATAACCACGGCGATGCACTTTTCTTGTTGTTATTTGAAAG aGGGCCTGTTGCAATTATTAGAATAGTTGAGGGAGAAAATTTGTCAGGTGACACACtagtacaaaaatatttggCATTATCACAAGTCCAGCAAGCAACTTCTTTACTGCTGGCAATGAACTGGGACTCGAATCCACACATTTGTATGCACTCTTTGAATCAAATCGTAAATCACTTATTCAAACAGCCTCTGACGCCAGAACGTGAAA ATCTCATACAAAATGCTTTGGGAAGTTTTCACGTCCCGGTGAAACCAATGAGTCAATCGGTTGTAGAAGAGTACGGCGATGAAGTTAGAGATTTGACGAGAAGATTTTTTCATCACCTCCTGAGATATAGACTGTTTGAAAAAGCCTTTCGATTGGCTATAGATCTGAACGATCACGATCTGTTCATGGATATCCATTTTTACGCGATCGTGTTGAAGGACACTGAAATGGCAACTGCTGCCAAGGATAAGGCTGAAGAAATAATCAGCAGATGCAATAGCTGCAGTAGCTCAC ATTCAACGTGTTCGCGACCCTCCTGCTCTCTCTGTTCGGATTCAGGAAGTGAAAAGGACGAGTCTTACACGGACGAAACGGAAAGCGAAGAGTCTCCAAAGAAAGAAAAGGTTCACGTCAAACGCTCGTCCAAACACAAGTATTCCAAGAACTCCAATAGCCAAGCTCCACCTCTTCCCATTCTTTACCCTCCGATTTACAATAGCAGTGGCTTCATGTCCACGCCGTTTAACGAAGCTATCGATAAGACTGAAACTAACTTAATGTCCACTTCCTTTAACGTACCTAATTGCAGTATTCCGTCAACCTCCTACAACTGTCCAGTGCCTAATTTTATTCCCGACGCTTATTTAACTTCGGTACCCTACGTCGGTACCAACCCAGGAGCTTTCGCTCCGTTGACGAATCCCACTTACACTCAGTCGATGCGTAGTTACGACAATCTTATATCACCCTTCCGAAGTCTAGCCGTAACTAATCAATTAACCCCGAGCGTAGCTCAATCGTCTCTCAACAGCATGTCGTTAGAAAACATAACGAACTCCTATCAAATAGGGAATTTCCTACCGCCTACCCTCACGAGTATTCCTTTCGAGCCCAAGTCTATCGAGGTTCCGGCGAGTTTAACGCAGTCTTCCATCGACAACACGAGCAGCAACGTTATGTCGACGTCGTTTAGCAATCTTTTATCCAATCCAGACTCTACCTCGCAAACCGATACCTACGTCGGTGCGGAGATCGACGGTAGCGATGCCAAAATCGCTGGGCTAACTGTACTCGACACTCCGAAAACCAATTCCGTCCAAGCCGAGGACTCGGTGATAACGGTGAAACCGGTCGCGTGCAGTGAACCGCCTCCGCTATCGGTTTTCAATTCCGGTAGCAATTTGATGTCGACGTCTTTCAACGATCCCGAGGATCCTAACGACGATACCAACTCGAACTCTTGCGACAGCAGTACCATTGGTAATTCGACCTCGAAGCAGAAACATTCCTTGCTGAACATTCCACCACCGCCTCCTTCCATTACCGATTCTTTAGCCAATTACATTCATAATTTGCCAAAGAAAAACTACGCTCTCTCGAGGAGCACACCCGGACTGGCTGATGCGGACAGTCCACTTCTGAAGCTTCAGCATGTCAAGTCTCTGCGCACGGCTCCCAAcatgctgcagcagcagaactCGGTCTCGAACATTTTGCAAAACCACCACAGAAACAACAATTTTCAATCGACCCGCAAGTACAGACTGGACTACGATCTCGACTACGTGCCGTTTCACAATAGTTGCGATAATCTAAGCACTCTACATTCCAACATCAATCACATGAAGTCCAACAGCTACAGCATTCCGCCGAAATCGTACGAGAGTAAACCTTTTAAGTTGACGTTTTCGCAAAGTAGTACAAACGTAAGCGCGGGCAGGGAACATAGATTGTCATCTAACGTGCCACCCTTGCCTGTCATAAACAATTCCTGTACAAATGATAAATCCTCCGCATCGTCCACGACACCTGCGGATGTGCAGGCATCGCCGGTTGCGGAAAAGCCGAAAGTCAAGTTTTCTGACACTGTCACGCACATTTTGGTACCGACTAATACG GGATCGACGTATCCACGACCTATTCAGAAAAGAACAGTCGCCCAGATGCACCCCATGGATCCGAAACGAGAACTGGCCGAAAGTTTGCCGCTTTGTCTGGGAAACGACGATTATCTCAAAGATTTCCAGCCCTTGCCTA AAGAAGAATGTGATAAAGCAAAAGAATCTCTGAAAACCGAGGAAACTGCCAAAATCAAAGTTGTTCACTTTGGTCTTCTATAG